Genomic segment of Arachis stenosperma cultivar V10309 chromosome 4, arast.V10309.gnm1.PFL2, whole genome shotgun sequence:
AAGGTATTAATCATAAACTATGAACAAgttcttaaaaaaaatcttatagatcaacatataatttttaaatattttttacttttttctaAAGTTATCCAAACTTATCAACATTTAAATTGTTTATACATCATTTCTCAAAATATTATGATTTTACAGTTATGATATGTAATATTGTTAGTTAttataacatatataaaaaatgtgACTCATTTAGTGTTTAacgtttattttttattaatattgttataataaatatatatgtgaTTTTTGTAACACCTAATTATCCTAAGCCTTACTTTATGCCGTAAAGCAAATGTTAATTAAAGGCTACGACAATTCTAAGgcttatacataaatatatatagaaggAATAATAATGCTAGAAGCTCGATGAACAAAATAAGCCCAAATACAGAATTACAAAGCACGAACGTTCACACGAAGCTACTAACTTAACGCACAAGAAATAGATACAATATAACAAACTATAATAGTAGAATAGTACAAAAATCTAACCACGGCTCGTGGAGTTTAAGCCGACTAGCTATATACAGACCATACAGAATATCTGAAAGTTAAgacagcttatacaagtttttctCTCAAAGTAAGCCTCTAGGCAAAAGTAAATACAAATGATGAGagatataaacaaaataatcaaaaagACTCCAAAATATATCCAGGATTCTCCGCTCTATCACCATTgaagcaactcaccgaggtgggttgcgacctgcatctgaaaaataacaacagaatatggtatgagaaccggagatTCTTAGTATGCtaacagtgcccagtgatgtaagatataagaccccgggatgccagaggcaatcctagaacttcatatccatcacaagatccATCTTAAAGcataaataaaacaataaagCATAACTTAAAACCATAACAGAATAAAATGGTAATCTAACTTAGGGAATTTTCTAGTCTAACAGATCTCCGCTGTCCCACAGCTTTCACCAACctatcctccatgcgatcccatcgccaccgccttccgaacctcctcaatcccagtaggAAACACATGTAATATcaatgcaagtaaaacacaagtataGGCATATAAGGCAACTAATTCAAGTAGGCAATTAGGCATGTTATACAAATAGACAAGCAATTACAAGTCGGCAAAGTAAACAAACAGGTAAAAGATgtatatgatgaatgtctatcctataaactgtgatatcacattgtcggttcaactgctaacccaacacatctccatggagatgtcgcCCTTCGGAATCATAAttgggaacccccgagatatggTGCTCGGAACACCGTCCAAGATTTTGTGCCTGCACACTCTAGTTATCTGAAGGGATGCGAGCAGGATACTCTTGCCAcggacctcacatctcaacgcaagcgggacgaaccaccgcccttacgccgccgccgctacctcgacaggcgggatccAATCGCCGTCCCTGCCGGGCGCATAGCGTCTCAACAATCTCAATTTAAAATGTTACATCagtggttttgaaaaatttattaTCTCATTATATCAATAATTCATCATTTCAAACTGCGAGTCCTTgactcatctcaaccactgtcaattcataatttcttttcTGAACTCATTAATTCATCAGTTCTTAATTCATATATCTTTCTCCCTTCTCACTCCACCAAACCCATCCTCAATACACTAGAAACCTAAGCCTCCGTTCTCTAACTTTTCAAGGTATACCCTAATTAGTTTTTCTAGGACCTTTCCAATATTTTTAATACCCGAAAATAAGCCCAAGATTCTTAAATAGGTATCACAGAAGTTTACACACTCTTTGGAAATGTGAAATAGTTAAAAACCAAGTTTTAGTTGAAAATCAAGGCATGTACGtagcacaggggtgtgcgtctGCACGCCCAGAAGATTTTTAAAATGTGTGCGTACACATAGaggtgtgcatacgcacaagtaTAAAATTTTCCTATTCTGTTCGCTCGCACAAGGCGTGCGAACACCCTCAACAGAATGCACCTTCCAATGTGTGTGCGCACAGCTTGCAGAACTTCGTTGGTTATGTGCGCGCACGGGGCATGCTAGCGCTCCCATCAGTAGCCATGTCGTGTGTGCGTGTGCACAAAGGTGTGTGTGCGCACAGGTTCAAAAATTCATGGGGTGTGCGTGCACACACAAACCAGAAATCAGAAATTCTGCAGCATTCACAGAATTCAgattttaacaccaaactttcaacaatcatatcttcttctaCCAAATTCGGATTTCCACAAAATTTAAACCATTTTAAAGCTTGTTAAATTATCTTTCATTTGATATAAAAtgcattaattttcaaaaacaatagctcaagatatgatccgTTAAAGTTCatcaaaaattgattttttaccAAAAGTTCACTAAGTTATTAAACCTCCAAAATTTTCTACCAAACCAATTCAAAGCCTATCCAATTTCACCATACAACACAACCATATGCTATACTTTACCTTTCCATCATAATTCAACCAACTCAATACCTATACCAATCAATTTCTCCTTCATAAGTTTAACAACTCTACAATTTGCACATCAATATTCCACCATCACCAACTTTATAAAAATCTCATTACTCACAAGCATATTCCAACATCAACACACATAACAATTCATTATCATCCCACACCATCATCATTATTCCACCCAATTTCATAATTCAACATCATAGTTACCACACTTAACACAATAATCAAAATCATCATACATCACAATTATCATCAATTAATTTCAATCCTATCCTATGGTCAACTAGTCTAAGTgtccaaaaatattatatattacatagagaaaaccgaaaccataccttggccgattctcAATATGTGCTAAATCACCAAATTGACCTCAACCAAGCTTTCACAAGTTCTTAAACTCAATCAAACCACCAACCAATCTCCAACAAGCATCAACAATCAATAGTCCAAGTTATACACATTAATGTACCACAAATTAACACCTAGGGTTCTTAATTATTCAATTTTACAAGGGATAAGAGTGAGCTTACCTTACCCACAGTTGATTAGGACAAAACTCACTGGAAACCAAGTGATAGAGTgtacctaaacacccaaaaaCACAAGATTTCACTCAAAACTAAAATCCCAAAATTCGAATTTCACAAGGGCATGAAACTAGGCAGAGAATTTCGAGTTCTTACCTACACAAGTGGAATAGAACTAACGGGCTCGACAAGAGCTTTGCGTAGCAACTGACGACACGTGAATCGGAGCACCGTAACTTAAGATATGATGGATTGAAGAGAGAAGTAAATAGTATTTTTCCTTCGTCTTTCTCTCTTCTCAGCAGCTAGTGTGTTTGTGTAATGGAGGGTTATGAGCCTGAATGTCCTCACTTAAGGGTATATATATGTGTTGGGCTTGGGTTCAATTTGGGTTCGGTCTAACTCGTTAGTATTTTTGGCCCGTTTGTCCTAACTTTAGGctaaacctttaaaattagtgcccaatttttaattttaaatatttttctaaggttttctactGTTTTTAATTATTCTCGCATAGTACCGAACATATTTAAGCCGGTACAGCTGGTCAATTTATCGGTACGCATTTTTACGCAATTTTTTGAAGAAAATTACATTTTCCAACTCAAGAAAATTTATtgagtccaaatatcatatttaaattttctaattaatattctaaaattttaaacctATTTCGggcaattaaattattattattttacgtTAATTAATCGGTTAATTAATTCACGGTTCTTACAGTTTTATAAGAGATTAATATTGCTTAGACTTTGgttatcttaaaatttttactaataaGTAGTTAGAGTAGCTTTACATCACGAACCAACAAATACTACCAATAGAGATGAAAAAAAAACGAGCCAAAACGGATATTTTCAGAGATTACTTACGATTTTATGCTAGATGAAGACATGTAAATAAAATCCTATGGGTGGAGACCTACCCACGTGAATAAATAGACGTTAACATAAATACCTGCCCCCAAAAAACTCGTTAAATCCACttgaatttatttatatacACATAAATTTACCCTAACTTTCTTAAATTTAGTAACTCTAATTCCTCCTTCAATTTaaattcttctttctttcataCTCATCTTaatctctttctctctctttcactTTTTTGTCTTAAATCTATTACTACATTGTTAAGTTTCAcccaaaaaattatattatgttattatgataaaagatatttttatatatttttttaaattattattttttataataaatattttataaattatattaaattatattgaattaattattttataattattatattatattttttattttttaaaaatttttcaaaaaatatccaaaaataccTGTGGATATCTAGTTCTTTGAGGGGATAATAAATGGATACTTACGATAAAGATAAAGAGAAAACAGATGACATTTTTTAAAAGCGGGGTGAAAGGTGGAAAAAGAATACCTCCACAAGTACTCATGACAATCTTTAGCTAacaaaataaattcaatttGAGAGGGACAATAGACTTTATTTGTATTGAGTCTTAAGGTAATGAATCTGCCACTagttattattaaatttttttatatttgtttaaatGAATGAATAAAATAATCACTTAATCAATCTAAATTAATTgagataaatattaattattttttatattttttatattaaaatccGTTAAACTTTGGTTTTAAAGGTACGGGAGGATGCAGGAACATAGACTGAGGAATAAAATTGAATCTTCACGCTAAGTATCGATTACATGTAAgtcaattatttttctaagatgATTTAGAGTGATCGATCTTTTCTTTTTAGGGTAATAATTTTGATTGATGCCccttaaattcaaaatttttttcatattaaagaGATATGATCATCTTACTCAAAATAAGGGATATAGTTTATATCAACGAGAATATGGGTCTaaattacacaaaaaaaaaagtgtaaacAAACACAAGTTTACCACTTTacttttgattttgaagatgCACATAATATTCACCACCTATATTGTCTCCGTGCATTCAAACCCTATGAAAGggtacttttaaaaaattactcaTATTTAATGAGGAAAAGAAACTTTTGGGAACGACTTATGGGGAATTTCATGATCAGCGAAGACAAACTAAACAAACTTAAACATGAAGAATATCTCCAATTTTATGTATTGCATATAATTTATGATCATGACTACGGTGTCTATAACTAAATGTTTAAcacaaacataaaaaaataaatccaGTTACAATTTCTCtcatataacaaaaaattagcCATATTTAGACAAATTAAGCAACAATTTAAAAGATATCATAAAATTATCCTCGTCCAACTAGGGCCCGTACACCACCAACGGCGCGCACATGCATAGTAACAGTGTACTACCCACTTATGCTGCGCCTACAAGGCTGAACCCCACTAGCAGCACACTCAGCTactaaagaaagaaagaaataccACACCAAATACAGCACACTTCCACACACCTACTCTCCACCATATACCCGCCACCTCTGCTTATAACTAGTGTTCACGACGTCAAACCACAGCATATTCACACATTAGAGAAAAAACTACGAACAAAGGCAAAAAATGCTTCACATTTTGATAATCATAAGCAATCAGACATGGAATTAAGGCAATCTAGTCGTAAAAACggaaacaacaaaataaaatcccTGAAAAAGGGGGGAAGGGGGGAAAATCTAAAGCACGAAATTAAACATAGTCAAGCTAATGAGCAATCAACTCAAATCCCATTCAAATCAAAACCTATTGGAAGTATTCCCGGACCAAACAAACAGCCTCCTCCCAACCTCATAAGAGACGAACGCGTCCACGCAAGCGTACTGCACCTGCTGAAGATTAAGCCACTCAGCATCCCAACAGCTCCTCGTGATGTACCACGGCTTCTCCAGCTCGACCCCCATAACCCTCGCAGCCAGCGTCTTCAGCCCCGCATTCCTCATCTCTCTCTCCCCCAGCACGTGCTCCGCAAGCACCCGAAGGTCCGTGCAGTTTGTCACGTGGAGGTTGTAGTCTTCTAGAAGCTTCTGAGCGTCCGCCTCGATCCCAGCCCCAACGAACGTGTTATTGCAACTTCTGAGAAAATCCACCAGCGACTGCGGGATGTAAGGCGCGTGCAAGATCTGGTAGACGAGGCAGTTCTCGCCCTGGCAGAGTTGGAGTGTAGCCACGGGGTTACGAGGCGCGTTACGCTGAGTGTTTGGATTCCATTCGATGTCGAGGCCGATGAGGCGGTTGTGGTTGCTGCTGAAGCCGAAGTGGCTGCTCATGACTTGGACCCAGCCGTCGACTATGGAAGGGTTAGAGGTTCGGCAGGTCTCGATGAAGTTTCCATGGAAGATGACTTCGTACATGGTGTGGGTGTCGCCGTAGTCGCGGATGTGAATCGTCATGATGTCTCGGGATGTAGAGAAGGTGAAAAGCGTGACGATGGTGGTTAGTGCCTCACTGCCTCGGTGTATATATACTATATAGCAGACTGGACTCGGAATTATAAAGTGAAACTCCAAAATAGTAAGTGTACAATGGGCTAAATCTTTGGTaatgaataaaatgaacatcaccaTACTATTTAGAATAAGTATCCGATACAGATACCAaagataataaacatctcaataaaaaattaaactgattTTGGGGTTCTAATTCGAATCTAGAATTCTAATACCATATCTGAAACCACTCATTCCGAAAACGTAACCTGACAGGACAATGTAATactaatggtcatatctctaatgcttcttaaacctccattgtacacattgtacattTAGGCTATTGGTTCCTTATACTTTCTCTTTGACAAATTAATTccttaaaagttaaaaataatagataaagtgcctttttttaaaaaatatcttttaaaaaaatatttttttataaacataaataattttatatttgaatattttacataaaattttttttatctattaattatatttaataaataaaataaaagtttttttgttatttattatgtgaaaaatattttttttaaaaattttttaaaataaaatgtaaattgtaatttatcaaaaaaatattttttttattttttaataattttatttttattattaaaaatttattaaatacactaaaaaaatattttttattaatataatgaCTTTCAAATAAACACTTAATTTATTACCCTAAACATATTTTCTGACTTTCTAGATAAAGAATGAAAACTTTGTGGCTTCTTATGATTTTCAGATCAATAGACATATTTAACTTTATTTACTTAAAAATAggataataattaaaatagctaaaaaaaaataaagaagggAGTGGAATCGTTATTTACGGTGGTGATGGGATATATGACAGAGtagtaataatttaaattttatattatgaaAGCAAATCCGgcttattaaaaaaataatattatcacTTTAATTTTCTAGCTATAAAATCATTTTATATTTAGAATTTATTTCGGTATTATTAAATCGTTAAAAAATCACTTTTAACAAAAAGATTTTGTTCTTTTAGTgtgtttgataatttttttaaaaataaaaataaaaatataaaaaataggaaatatatatcaaaacataattaataaacaaaaaatacttttacataagatatctaattataaaattatttttatttttctaaaagatcttttataaaataaatctttttattaaaaaaatttatctaaatAAGTCTTtaatcctttttattatatatttgtatatatttatagaaaagagtgatattatcaaaatataaataatcatattatttttcgacttattaattttttaaaaaagcaACCCTAAATGATATACCATTCTGTTGTATTGTATGAATGCAATTCAAATAAATTCTGCGCGTTGTATAAAAACGGTTATATGCATTTCAAGTTAATATAATTTATGCTGAACCACTTTAAATTTCTTGGTTTAACTAAGGTTATATAACTAATGAATTGATgtcattaaatttttgtatgttaaaaaaaatagaatgtAAATGCATAACTATTGCGTTTGTTGATTCACTAttatatatttgatttttactaatatttaaaaaatattattaaattatattaaaatattatttaagtatattaataatattttaataaatattaaatatattttatattactaaaaagttttattaatattttttaaaaaacgtaataatatttagtaaaaatattataaaagatattttatagtaatattataaaaaatattataataaatcattcataataacacttaaaaaaatattacaatagatattttttataatatataaaaaaatattatcataaatattttttgtaatacttaaaaaaatatcacaataaatttttataataatactttaaaaaatattacaataaaTCTTTTATAACAACACTCTAATAAATATTACGAAAAATTGTTTTtgttaacaataaaaaaaatattaccatAAATTTTTGGTAACATTTATATCTGTAGTATCTATTTACTATTTTTGCATTTTAATATgtaacaatttatttatttttacattCAACATTAAAAGGGTATTATCACTAATTTAAATAGACAAGACATTGAAGATAAATTCATAATAGATAcaaagtataataaaaaaaaaaactaataagcAAACTAGATTTCCTTTTTGTAATTTGTCATTATCAAtcaatattaataatttaaacaaataaattagAATATAAAATCTAAATCTTTCTTAATTTATTATCTCGATATTACTAGCACatcactttctttctttttctctcttttttttttaaattttttttatgctgGTCATGTTTCATTTTTTTCAGTTTCAAGTCAAGAacttcttaaataaaaaaagaataaaaaatttgcaaaaacataataactattttaagacaccaatactaatatttttacaataaatctcaatataattattataaagtaTGCATTATAAATGCTATTTTAACttctttaattttagatataaatatactttttttttttaggttaAAGAATCATATTTTTTCCCTTATTCGAGATAATAATTTAGCATGAAACTTACAAATACCTTCTGGTATAGtaaataattctaaaatatttttactatttaacTTTGATTTACTTGaaatctaaaatataaaaatataaaaaattattagactACCCATAATATAAATGATTTTGATTTACTTTGACTGTTGAGGAAGTAATTAATATATATCTATACatacataaaatatatacatacaGCTGCAAAATGTAAATACTTTGTGTGCATGCACAcacatatattttaatttagacaaactttaatttattgtctgacattatattttatttagccaaaaatgataaaattagaGTATCATACATAAATATATCACTTGAcataacttttattattaataatcaaatatttatgttattttcaaTTCTTTTAGAAAGTTTTAGATAGATAATacagtttaaaaaataatatcattgACTAAAATATATCATCTTAATTTGtgctttctaattttttaagaTGTAAAATTATGGCATTTTTAAGCTCcgactaaaatttaaaattcaaacaaCATTTATTTATGACAAAAAATCTATATcactaaaaattatatatattaaaaaaaatacatatctTACAAAAATTTTGCTTGTTTCCTCACTCattagttttttatttcttgGCTTGTGCGTAAAAAGAATATGTTCATTCGAAATGGTTCTCTTCTATCAAGATTTTTCATTGTCTATTAAAAAAAAGCAcaatcaactaaaaaaaaacatataaataagACAAGTGGGAATAAATTAATTCTATCTCCTCTTTACGTATTTtagcaaatattttttatcctCTTACATGTTGACTTGTATTCTTTATTCTACTagctttatttttcttgttttgttcctttaaaatcataaaaatataattaaataattaaatctaaaaatacACAAACAACAAAATTAGATAATATAACTAATTATTATAATGTCATAAAAATTACatgctaaaaaataatatacattaATCATATTAAACCTTCAAAATTGAACAAAAATCTTCTAATATTCAAATGAAATAATAGGAGGACAATtctttatattataaattagtagcatatttttcttaaattattACTTTTTTAACCGACTTTTATATGTCCTCCAAAAtaaatttggttttgaaaactCACCCTTTAACTCCTATTCCAATATCAAACTTTCCTGCACCATGATACAGTAATTAATACTTAATTtttaagattaataaaaaaaaaacacctaaGTTAAAAGAGGTAAAAAGTGTAATATAATGGTAGCTTTCtataaatctttttaattatctttaagtTCATGCCAATTTCTATATGTCAATGGAATAAGATGTGCATTTTTATCTAAAGTCCATAAGTGACTACTTAACTTGGTTCAATTGGAACTAATTGCTTGACGATGCTTATTTAATCTTATTGGCTGCCGATTCTCATAGCTTAAACTATGAGTTTTAAAACACTTTGTCGGACTCCTTTTTCTTTTGGTTGTTGGTCCtattatgaaaataaataaataaaagagaataatacaaaaaataatacaCATTAATTATAagtattaaactaaaaataaaatataattatttactaTCATCATTATTAATTTAGGGTGATGCTAAAACTAGTCTTATTATCAAGtattaaaaacaaaagttaTTTGAAAGGAAATAGATTACCTGtgacaaaagtaaaaaaaaaaaatctttttctaatttgtttgtttttgttttgtttcaaaaaaaaaaaatcagacaATAATATTAAAGTATTATCAAATTCAAGAATGAACACATACACAatcagaaaattaaaaatagtcattttatttctttcaaaTAACATGGAATAAAAACACACTTACTATCATCATTAGTATATGATATTAATGGTATTTGAGAAAGATTTGATGCAGTATccttaataatattaattatagaattatcttttaattctctacttttctttatatttaatattatttagaaTTGACGAGAATCTAATCTAatttgttctttttatttatagaTAATATCTCTCGTTGAGATACTTCACCTTAAAGCTTTGTCTTTTTTATTTACCATAAAAATGTAATAACTATAAAAAATGCGTAAGATAAAATGTCCATTGAAAGgttatttttcttgtttctctTTGATATACCCAATTAAAATGGATGATCTACCAATATCACTTATACTGTTCTTCGATCATGATAATCTCTTCCTATGCTCAGGACATAATTTCACTCTCAATCTCT
This window contains:
- the LOC130972923 gene encoding 3'-5' exonuclease-like, with the protein product MTIHIRDYGDTHTMYEVIFHGNFIETCRTSNPSIVDGWVQVMSSHFGFSSNHNRLIGLDIEWNPNTQRNAPRNPVATLQLCQGENCLVYQILHAPYIPQSLVDFLRSCNNTFVGAGIEADAQKLLEDYNLHVTNCTDLRVLAEHVLGEREMRNAGLKTLAARVMGVELEKPWYITRSCWDAEWLNLQQVQYACVDAFVSYEVGRRLFVWSGNTSNRF